Genomic DNA from Phycisphaerae bacterium:
CGTGGCCGGACGCGGCGCCGCGGCGCTCGCGCTGGCGTAGCTCTTGATGACGTTCGCCGGTTCGCCCGTGTCCTTGCGGTTCTTGCAGTCGACCTTGAGCACCAGTGGAACGTTGTGCAGCTCCACCGAGTCCTTCGGCGCGAGCACGCCAACGGCCCGGCAGACAGCGGACAACTCCGCCCGGGCGATCTTCACCGCCTGCGCATCGGGGTTGTCCAAGTTCAGGCGCGCCCACAGCAGCCGGCCCTTGTGCTCACCCTCGACAACCTGGAACGTGAGCTCCAGATACTGCCCCGTGCCCTTCTTCGTCGGCTTCATCTCGCTGGCCGTGATCACCGCCGTGTAGTTGCCGGGCGGGATTGGGTCGAAGGCGAAATTCGGATC
This window encodes:
- a CDS encoding DUF669 domain-containing protein, with the protein product MAGLNNFNANDVDPNFAFDPIPPGNYTAVITASEMKPTKKGTGQYLELTFQVVEGEHKGRLLWARLNLDNPDAQAVKIARAELSAVCRAVGVLAPKDSVELHNVPLVLKVDCKNRKDTGEPANVIKSYASASAAAPRPATAGAANGKAPWQR